In Pygocentrus nattereri isolate fPygNat1 chromosome 26, fPygNat1.pri, whole genome shotgun sequence, one genomic interval encodes:
- the lrrc8c gene encoding volume-regulated anion channel subunit LRRC8C — MIPVTEFRQFSEQQPAFRVLKPWWDVFAEYLSVVMLMIGVFGCTLQVMQDKIICLPERMPSLNQTVPFSNQTELASPPPVSSVPVAREMKGLKTNLDLQQYSFVNQMCYEKALHWYAKYFPYLVLIHTIVFMVCSNFWFKFPGSSSKIEHFISILGKCFDSPWTTRALSEVSGENPEEKDHKKSSASRLNLDASAVEGNLEKTQSLRSIPEKIVADKSTASVLDKKEGEQAKALFEKVKKFRLHVEEGDLLRLMYVRQTVLKVLKFILILVYNSVLVSEVQITVKCEVDKGENMIGYQNFKCNHTMAHLFSKLCYCYLCLVVVYGLTCLYTSYWLVCCSLKEYSFEYVRQETGIDDIPDVKNDFAFMLHMIDQYDPLYSKRFAVFLSEVSENKLKQLNLNHEWTVDKLRQRLQTNANDRLELQLFMLSGLPDTVFEVTELQSLKLEIINNITIPPAVSQLEDLQELSLYQCALKIHTAALTFLKENLKVLRVKFDDGRELPLWLYGLRNLEELNLTGSLSPDASKNITLDSLRELKSLKTLTLKSNLTKIPQSIVDVSSHLQRLYVHNDGTKLVMLNNLKKMVHLTELELVHCDLERIPHAIFSLAHLQELDLKENNLRSIEEIISFQHLRKLTCLKLWHNGITHIPEHIKKLGSLERLYFSHNKIEVLPSHLFLCNKLRYLDLSYNDIRLIPPEVGVLQSLQYFSVSCNKLENIPDELFFCKKLKTLKLGRNALSVLSPKISFLVSLTHLELKGNHFEVLPAELGYCRALKRNGLVIEDALFDTLPSDVRDQMKAE, encoded by the exons ATGATTCCAGTGACAGAATTCCGTCAGTTCTCGGAACAGCAGCCAGCTTTCCGAGTCCTTAAGCCATGGTGGGATGTGTTTGCAGAATACCTCTCTGTGGTCATGCTTATGATCGGTGTGTTTGGATGTACCCTTCAG GTAATGCAGGACAAAATCATATGTCTTCCTGAGAGGATGCCTTCCCTGAACCAAACAGTGCCTTTTTCAAATCAGACAGAGTTAGCCAGTCCTCCACCTGTTTCCTCAGTGCCTGTGGCCCGTGAGATGAAGGGACTGAAAACCAACTTGGATCTGCAACAATACAGCTTTGTAAACCAGATGTGCTATGAAAAAGCTTTGCACTGGTATGCCAAGTACTTCCCTTACCTGGTGCTAATACACACCATTGTGTTCATGGTGTGCAGCAATTTCTGGTTCAAGTTTCCTGGCTCAAGCTCAAAAATTGAGCACTTCATTTCCATATTGGGCAAATGTTTTGATTCTCCCTGGACTACAAGGGCTCTGTCTGAGGTATCGGGAGAGAATCCAGAGGAGAAAGACCACAAAAAGAGCAGTGCCAGTAGATTAAACCTTGATGCCTCTGCTGTTGAAGGCAACCTGGAGAAGACCCAGTCGCTCAGATCTATTCCTGAAAAGATCGTCGCAGATAAATCCACAGCAAGTGTACTCGATAAGAAAGAAGGAGAGCAGGCTAAAGCATTgtttgaaaaagtaaaaaaattccGGCTTCATGTGGAGGAAGGGGATTTGTTGCGTCTGATGTACGTTCGTCAAACTGTCCTCAAAGTGCTCAAGTTTATTCTCATCCTTGTGTACAACAGTGTCCTGGTCTCTGAGGTCCAAATTACAGTGAAATGTGAAGTGGATAAAGGAGAGAATATGATAGGCTACCAAAACTTTAAGTGCAATCACACAATGGCCCATCTCTTCTCTAAACTCTGCTACTGTTACTTGTGTCTTGTAGTTGTCTATGGATTAACATGCCTTTATACATCCTACTGGcttgtctgttgttctctgaAGGAGTACTCTTTTGAATATGTGAGGCAGGAGACTGGAATTGATGACATCCCAGATGTAAAAAATGACTTTGCCTTCATGTTGCACATGATTGATCAGTATGATCCACTGTATTCCAAGAGGTTTGCTGTATTTCTCTCTGAGGTAAGCGAAAACAAGCTGAAACAGCTCAATCTGAACCACGAGTGGACGGTGGATAAGCTTCGCCAGAGATTGCAAACCAATGCTAATGACCGTTTGGAGCTTCAGCTCTTCATGCTCTCAGGACTTCCAGATACAGTCTTTGAGGTAACTGAGCTACAGTCCTTGAAACTGGAGATTATTAATAATATCACTATCCCACCAGCTGTTTCCCAGCTTGAGGATCTTCAGGAGCTTTCTTTGTACCAGTGCGCCCTCAAAATCCACACGGCAGCCCTCACGTTCCTTAAAGAGAACCTTAAGGTTTTGCGTGTGAAGTTTGATGATGGCCGGGAGCTGCCATTATGGTTGTATGGTCTTCGGAACTTGGAGGAACTCAATTTAACCGGCTCTCTGAGTCCTGATGCATCAAAAAACATAACTCTGGACTCTTTAAGGGAACTCAAGTCACTCAAGACCTTGACACTCAAAAGCAACCTGACCAAGATCCCCCAGTCTATTGTGGACGTGTCGAGCCACCTGCAGCGACTGTACGTGCACAACGACGGCACCAAGTTGGTCATGTTGAACAACCTTAAGAAAATGGTGCATCTTACAGAGCTGGAGTTGGTGCATTGTGATCTGGAACGCATACCACATGCCATCTTCAGTCTTGCTCACCTGCAGGAGCTGGATCTTAAGGAGAACAACCTGCGTTCCATTGAGGAGATCATCAGTTTCCAGCACCTCCGTAAACTCACGTGCCTCAAGCTATGGCACAATGGGATCACTCACATCCCTGAGCACATCAAGAAGCTGGGCAGCCTGGAGCGCCTCTATTTCAGCCACAACAAGATTGAGGTTTTGCCCTCTCACTTATTTCTCTGCAACAAGCTGCGCTATCTTGATCTGTCTTACAATGACATTCGCTTAATTCCCCCAGAGGTGGGTGTTCTCCAGAGCCTTCAATACTTCTCGGTATCTTGTAACAAACTCGAGAACATCCCAGATGAACTGTTCTTCTGCAAGAAACTGAAAACCCTCAAGCTCGGGAGGAACGCACTTTCTGTGCTCTCGCCAAAGATTTCCTTCCTGGTTTCACTGACGCATTTGGAGTTAAAGGGCAATCATTTTGAGGTTTTGCCAGCTGAGCTGGGCTATTGTCGTGCCTTGAAGCGCAATGGCCTTGTGATAGAGGATGCACTCTTTGACACGTTGCCTTCAGATGTCAGGGATCAGATGAAAGCAGAGTGA